A window of the Phycisphaerae bacterium genome harbors these coding sequences:
- a CDS encoding ADP-ribosylglycohydrolase family protein, translating into MRRLVIILLVVASVVAVVQAADVRRLPVKEYRDKMKAGWLGQMAGVAWGAPTEFKWKGVIIPADKMPKWVPETINGSFQQDDLYVDMTFLRTLEVHGLDVSIRQAGIDFANSGYKLWHANKAGRDALRQGIAPPDSGHPQFNKHADDIDYQIEADFAGLVSPGLPNTVIALGEKFGRLMNYGDGLYGGQFVGGMYAEAFFEKDPIKLVEAGLRCIPQGSQYAECVRDVLAWYREKPDDWEATWHRINEKYHKNPAYRRASCDKGDFNIDAKINGAYIVVGLLYGKGDLDQSIIISTRCGQDSDCNPSSAAGVLFTTLGFSRIPGRFKEKLDEEQYWSHTSYNFPKLIDACEKVARQAVLKAGGKIEKNAGGEEVFVLPIAEPVPSKLEQCWEPGPIAGGRFTPEEMAQIKPPAEKPRESARVDLSEALAKFAPGWMARDCGADMSPGIRDELGKKNVLVTHPLSESMPCVLGRRVDIPPGKKTTLHLVVGHHPQGDWVLRVSADRQLVHKVIGKETAPDGWTSIDVDLSEYAGQIITLQLTNEANGWSYEAAYWAKIEIE; encoded by the coding sequence ATGAGACGCCTGGTCATCATTCTGCTGGTCGTCGCATCCGTTGTTGCTGTGGTGCAGGCCGCGGACGTCCGCCGACTGCCGGTCAAGGAATACCGCGACAAGATGAAGGCCGGCTGGCTCGGCCAGATGGCCGGCGTCGCATGGGGGGCGCCGACCGAGTTCAAATGGAAAGGTGTTATCATCCCCGCCGACAAGATGCCCAAGTGGGTGCCGGAAACGATCAACGGCAGCTTCCAGCAGGATGACCTCTACGTCGATATGACCTTTCTGCGCACGCTGGAGGTTCATGGGCTCGACGTGTCGATCCGGCAGGCGGGCATCGATTTTGCCAACAGCGGTTATAAACTCTGGCATGCGAACAAGGCCGGACGCGACGCTCTGCGCCAAGGCATTGCCCCGCCCGACTCCGGTCATCCGCAGTTCAACAAGCACGCCGACGACATCGACTATCAGATCGAGGCCGATTTTGCGGGCCTGGTCTCGCCCGGCCTGCCCAATACCGTCATCGCGCTGGGCGAGAAGTTCGGACGGCTCATGAATTACGGCGACGGGCTGTATGGCGGGCAGTTCGTCGGCGGAATGTACGCTGAGGCGTTCTTCGAGAAGGATCCGATCAAGCTTGTCGAGGCCGGTCTGCGCTGCATTCCGCAGGGCAGCCAATACGCCGAATGCGTCCGCGACGTGCTCGCCTGGTACAGAGAAAAGCCGGATGACTGGGAAGCGACCTGGCACCGGATCAACGAGAAGTACCACAAGAACCCGGCCTACCGCAGGGCTTCCTGCGACAAGGGAGACTTCAACATCGACGCCAAGATCAACGGGGCCTACATCGTCGTGGGGCTGCTCTACGGCAAAGGCGACCTGGATCAGTCGATTATCATCTCCACGCGGTGCGGGCAGGACTCAGACTGCAACCCGTCGAGCGCCGCCGGGGTGCTTTTCACGACCCTTGGGTTTTCGAGAATCCCTGGCCGCTTCAAAGAGAAACTCGACGAGGAGCAGTACTGGAGCCACACGAGCTACAACTTCCCGAAGTTGATCGACGCCTGCGAGAAGGTCGCCCGGCAGGCCGTGCTGAAGGCCGGCGGCAAGATCGAGAAGAACGCCGGCGGCGAGGAGGTATTCGTCCTGCCGATCGCCGAGCCCGTGCCCAGCAAGCTGGAGCAGTGCTGGGAACCCGGGCCCATAGCGGGCGGCAGGTTCACGCCGGAGGAGATGGCTCAGATCAAGCCGCCGGCGGAGAAGCCTCGCGAGAGCGCGCGGGTGGACCTCAGCGAGGCGCTCGCGAAGTTCGCCCCCGGCTGGATGGCCAGGGACTGCGGCGCGGACATGTCGCCGGGAATTCGCGACGAGCTAGGGAAGAAGAACGTTCTGGTGACTCATCCGCTGAGCGAAAGCATGCCTTGCGTTCTGGGGCGGAGGGTGGACATTCCGCCCGGCAAGAAGACCACGCTGCACCTGGTGGTGGGGCACCATCCCCAGGGGGATTGGGTTCTGAGAGTCTCGGCCGACCGCCAACTGGTTCACAAAGTGATCGGCAAGGAGACCGCGCCCGACGGCTGGACAAGTATCGACGTGGACCTGTCCGAGTACGCCGGCCAGATCATCACACTGCAACTGACCAACGAGGCGAACGGATGGTCCTACGAGGCGGCTTACTGGGCGAAGATCGAGATCGAGTAG